The Scleropages formosus chromosome 3, fSclFor1.1, whole genome shotgun sequence genome contains the following window.
CCGTGGCTGCGCTTTCACCTGGGCATATCACGTTGGGAGATGTACAGTGCCAAGGAACCCAGCCTAGCGGCTCTGCTGGAGCAGCTGGCCACGCACCACATACGCAGCGCAGGTATCTGGGCTGGCTTACCTTACTGCTGAGGCGAAGCAAGCTGCGGCCAGTTAGCACCACAGGCAAAGGTCACCGCTGAAAGATCAAACCTAAGAAATGCTCAGAAGTGAATGTGTGACAGCTGGTGCTACAGGCATCTTAGTGCTTCCTGGCCCAGGTGTAGATGATCGCTGTACTCTGGAGATGTTGCTGGCTGCTCAGCTTCTTCCTGCAAGGTTCGCTCAAGTGGTTGGGTCCGGTATTGATCTTTTTACCAGTGAAAACCTCTGCATCAGAATAGTTAAAACACACTGTACCTGGGACGGGATCATAAAGCCACAATATGAGCATGATGATGAACGGTTATCTTGGCAGAATGATGGCAGTGCAATGAAATGGTCCAACAATCCCTCACTGATACAATCTTTGGTTCAGAGGGTCAGATGTTTTTAATCCAGCCCCAAACAATCTCCTGCACAGGACGTACACTTAATACCGTATGGAGATGAGTGTTACGCAACAATCCAGCTTACGTATGTGCATTCGTCTGCCCCAGTCACCCGTCAACATTGTACTTATCTCATCACCAGCATCTTGTTTGTCAGCGTCTCATTACCAGCGTTAAAGTGACACTCATAACATGCCCACCCAGAATCAATTTAAGGATGGTattgtgattatttttaatataatttgaaaatatatcaACTATTTACTGCATCTGATGTGCGGTGATTCGGTCAGCAACAGCTTCCATCACACCGAGGGTTCCACTTTCCCTTGTTTACTATAGTAAGTGAAGGTGATTGATAATAGCCTGTGCTGCTTTGACTTGTGCTGCAAGATGAGGGTAAAGTCTGCAATAAAGTGAAGCACAGCTTGATTCTCTGTGTTAGGATGACCACTGCTGGAGAAACAGAGGAAGTTCTCTGACCATAAAATCCAGAAGTAATGTGCTAACTGGGCTGTAACTTCATTTAGGCGGTGCCTGCGGTGCCTGCGGTGCCTGCGGTGCCTGCGGTGCCTGCGGTGCCTGCGGTGCCTGCGGTGCCTGCGGTGCCTGCGGTGCCTGCGGTGCCTGCGGTGCCTGCGGGTTGCCTGGTTCGAActctgcttggagtgccttgtgatggactgtgccctgtgttgctggatctGGCTCATCGCAACTCTGTTTAGGATGAGTGGTTGTGATGATGGATGATGCTTGAATGTTCAGTTAGTCAGGTTTTATCTGCGAAATTTGACAGTGTACCATTGTGTTTaagtgtgggtgtgtttttaCATCTGTTTTGCTTCAAAACTTGTTTGCTGCTTTCATCATAGGGAATAATTCTGTGTTTCCggtatgttggtgtgtgtgtgtgtgtgtatctgttacAGTGCAGAAGCCCGGAGGGACACAGCTCAAACTTGTCATGTCTTTCCCTAACTACGGACAGGCTCTCTTCAAACCCATGAAGTAAGAAGTAAAACCGTGCTTTTTACTGCTGCATTTTCATACCACTTCCCAGCGATGGTTGTGCTGCTCTGGGATCATTTTTGTAGTGACTCTGTGTCGTTCTTGTACTTTTTAACACGTAGAAAGATGAGAAGAAGCCCCATGGTTTTCCCCAAAGTCAGAAGCTAGAAAACAGTGTCATCTGACTACATATTCTGTCACAGCCCCACTGTGTCTTATACATtccatttataataataataataataataataataataataataatacatttcttacATGGTGCTTTTTATAAAGATGGGCTCATAGCACTATTCAGTGGAAGGATGACAATATCcggaaaactgaaaaatgattaATACGATAATTACACTACAGCAACTAAAATTAAggttttaacaaaatttaaacaacaaaatcaTAGAAGTGAAAAGTGTAAATTagagaaaatatttctaaaacagATTGAAAAGAACAGATTTGTTGCCCTCTGTTACATTTTGCTCCAAACAGCTCTCAGCAGTCCCCTCATTCTGACTCTGTGTCCATGTCACAGACAGGAGCGGGATGAGGAGACCAACCCCAACCTCTTCTACTTCTCAGACTTTGAGAGGCACAACGCTGAGATCGCTGCCTTCCACCTGGACAGGTACCTACAGATGAAAACATGGTCCTCAGAGTTCTGCGGGACAGTTCTCTCCATCTCGTTCCTGCCGTGTGTGTCTTTCCAAGGGTGCTGGGATTTCGGCGGATACCCCCTGTTTCTGGGCGGCTGATCAACGTAACCAAGGAGATCAAGCACATCACCACAGACCGCAAGCTGGCCAGGACCTTCTACACCTCGCCCGGTTTGTCTTAGACTTTCACACACGTCCGTATCAtccaatttttaaaacaatcagtGTGTATACTTTACatgctccctctctctgtccccagCGGGTAATGTGTGCTTCTACGGCCAGTGCTCGTACTACTGCTCCACAGAGCATGCCGTGTGTGGTCGCCCTGTCTTCCTGGAGGGTTCAATGGCTGCTATGTTGCCTGACCTCTCCCTGGCACCCCGCCGGTCCTGGAGGAGCCCCTGGAGGCGCTCGTACAGCCGAAGCAAACTAGCACAGTGGGTCACCTGGTGGTTCATTTGAGAGTCGTTTTGGGTGGGAAAGTGTTGGTTTAAGCTACCCACCGTTGAGGCACAGTGCtcattaacacatttattctcatcaacatatttatttattcctcttTTAAAAGAGTCATATGTGCTTCATTTTGTTGGTTGGGAGGACTGAATACTCTTGACTCTTTCCCATGTTTCTATATCAGATGGGAAAAGGACCCAAAGTTCTGTGACACAGTGAAAAAGACAACGCCGTACAACAAAGGCACAAGACTGGTTGATTTGACTGACATGGCAATACTGGACTTCCTCATGAGTCAGTAAAgatatatcattattatttatcgAGCTGTATCAGTAGGACCAATCAGTTCATAAACCCTAGGCAGGGAAGATTCAAGCATATATTTGTGGGCTGATTGACAGGTTGATTCATTGACTTATTGGTTGGCTGGAtggatttttaatttgtatacatattaaaaaaacagtgaaagcaaATAGAAGAATTAAGTGGCCACCTTAAGTATATGTCACCTTGCGTTTACTCCCAATGTACAGGCAACATGGACAGAACATCATTATGAGACCTTTGAGAAGTTGGGAATGACACTTTCTTGCTGCACCTAGACAATGGAAGGGCGTAAGTAAACGTTAGAGTATGGCCTCCTCCTTACCTTACAGAAAGCATCGTAGTCTACTTTATTACTGTACTCATTGTGTTAAAGAAGTGTTGAGGTTGATACCTTTGGGGTTACAGGTTTGGGCGTCATTCCCGGGATGAACCGTCTATACTGGCACCCTTACAGCAATGCTGCAGGTAAAACACGCCCAGGATGACAATTTCTCCACAGTGGACATATATAAAGAAGCTCAGCTtcacaaaaaattaacttcagaCACTTGTTGAATTTCACGGGGTACGAGGTCTGTTTGGAGATATTCTTGCAAGTGCACCTGCACCTTATCTTTGTGTACCCCCACCTTTGCCAGTATCTCCCCTTGCTCTCTATTTTTTTAGAACCATCACCCTCTTGTGCCTCTTCTTTCCAGAATTCGCCGCTCCACACTTCTGCGTCTGCGCCTCCTGTCACTCCCACAGTTTCGTCTCAGCGATATCATGCGGGAGTCCCTTGCCCAGGATCCCCTAACCTCTGTGGCTCCCCTCCTCTCTGAGCCACATCTGTCTGCCCTGGACCGGCGCCTCACCACTGTACTCCAGACTGTGAAGCAGTGTAGGAGACCGACATCCAGGGACTAGGCGAGGTCATCTATGATGACATCGGCACCCTCACGGGCATCAACATCACAGCTGGCCTATAGACAAATGTCATGGTAGCTGTGGTGATGTCTGTCACAGGAAAATTTTTGCTTGCTAATTCCGTTGTGGTTCGTCTGTACAACTGCATCCTGTGGATACCATGTATCTTTGAAGTGAGAGCTACAGAATTTAGCTCAGCAGCACTGACATATAGCATCAGTCAAAAAtgtgagtacacttgctggaaactagttttttttttcttccgcaAGCCATTTGCTTAACTAATTTGGTCAGGAAATcacccatgtcttcccagctcttctgcagcagttcctagAGATGCGGAACAGCTGTTAGTTACTTTGCTTTGCAGTTCATCTCAAATGAATGTTACCTAGCTTGCtgaggtgtactcaaacttttggctGATACTTCACCGCTGCGGGACTCACCTCTGCAAGTGTGCAGGCATCTTGAAGGATGTACAGAGTATCTAAGTGTGTCATCAATACAGACTTGAGGGAGAAGTCTTCGGGTTCAGTCTGgtgaagaaatatatttactGAGCAGACAAACACCTGACTAGATGGTTATGAAAACATAGCTGTAGGCAGTGCGGCATCAAGGGTGTCACCTTAAGATCTGAAGgctccagctttgaatcccacgcCTTCTCTAGTACACTTCCTCAAGGTTCTCACCTTGAATTgctaacattacatttatttatttagcagacacttttctctaaagcaggggggtgcagcggcatctgggttagaccaggttctgctctccggtgggtctggggtttgagtcctgcttggggtgctttacgACAGagtgatgtcccatcctggatgtgtcccctccccctcacaccctgtgttaggctccagttccccacaaccccatgtgggataagcagtttcagacaatgtgtgtgtgtttctctaaagcaacttcccaagaactctatgtagtgttatcagcccacacaccttattcaccaaggtgacttacactgctagatacactacttacatttattcacttagcagatgcttttctccaaagcaacttacaatggataccacatagtgttactagctcacacaccttattcaccatggtgacttacactgctagatacactacttacaatggggtcactcatccatacatcagtggaacacacacactctctctgtcactcacacactatggggaatctgaacagcacatctttggactgtgggaggaaacccatgcagacacggggagaacatgcaagctccgcacagactgagaggggaatcaaacccatgtcctctcacaccacccaggcgccatgagagacagcagcactaccggCTGTGCCACCCCAACATAAGAATATCCTGTAGTATAAGTggataaattacataaaatgcaaatctACCACGGTACGTTGCTTGTACAAGCGAATAAACCAAATAAAAGCCAACGATGACAGCCGACCCATTCTGTTCATTGAAacactcattcagtcattcaCTGACTGCAGTCAATCGCTCCTCCAAGTGAGGATCGCAGCAGTCTGGAGCCCCTGCCCGACACAGGGCACAACATTGAGAAGGCTACACGTAGACCCTGTGTTTATTGAAacaattaaatttctttaatttttggaacgaagtaaaatgaaatgaaatgaaataaaatgctgtCAACGGCCACCCGCCCGCGCGCGCCATGTGATCCCGCCGCACAGCGGTTTCACTTTCGGTTTTCTTACGTCATCGCCAACCAGCAggaatttgaaaaaaacagaaactgagaAAGTAAATCCGTTCGCGCGCCTGTTTTTGAAGcaagatttttttgttgttgttgttgttgaggtGGCGGGAGATTTGTCTTTTCGCCGTGTAAGTTAGCGGATCGCCGTCGCGGAGCGTGTCCCACCAGCGAGGTAACGCGTCGCATGTGGATCCGCTGGAAACCCGCCGCCTCCTCGTTCTGCTCAGGTTGCCAGGCCGCCGAACCGCGCCTCCTCTACCGTGTTTCTGAACATTTAGGCCGCTCGACCAGGCGGTTCAGCGGAAACTCGAGCTCTGCTTCTGAGTCTGACACGATCATGGACCCGCTGGACTTTCTGACTGacgagcagctgctgcagattTTCCACTGTAAGAAGACGGAGATGTCGTGCATAGAGCAGCCGCACACCTTCCTCAACCAGCTCCGGGACCACGACCTCATCCCCGAGGACAAGTACAAGGTGCGTCCCTCACCTTTCTTTTCATGCTGTGTACTGTATAGTCACCCATCTGTACAACGGGGTCTTCTTGATGTTTCAGTTTCGGTTAAGTACCAACTTTCGGCAATGGTGCTACAGCAgtggagtgggattcaaacctacacccttGAGATTACCAGTCTAAAGCCCTAAATGCTGCACGACCTGCTGGCTCTTGCTTTGCAATTGCAAAAATGCTGTGTTATTGACCTGGCTTCGTGCCGCTCTCCCCCTGGAGGCAGACGGTGATGAGGTCGAAGACAAAACACAACCGGGAGATGAGGATGTATGAGATGCTTAGCTGGTTCGAGATAAAGCGACCCGAGCGCGTGAATCtcttctggaagtgtgtgttcaAAGACCACATCCTCCAGCAGTACCATGTCCTGCGGCTCCTCCGGAAGAGCCTTCTAGACGGTCAGTGGACTATGGGCCTTGGGGAGGATGGTGCTCTTCAAGTGGATAATGAAAAACCTTTGTTTAGATGTTTGTTTCCTGACCTTTGTTCAGATGACACCTTCTCCCAATTCAGCTTACATTGCTAGATGGTCTActttacactggtttacccatttatacagtagggtattcttactgtataaatgtagggtaagtacctttatcacaggtacaacagcagttgtACAACTGCCCTCTAAATCCACTGACTCCAGAATGCTTCAATAAAtatgttataaataataaaaaacacaaagttgcAACCATATGTCGCCTTTGATGGAAGACGACCGCGGTGTAGTCCAAACTCCCCTAAAATTGAGGGATTGTTTTAGTGACTCAAGAGGCGCTATGCAATTacaggctattttttttttcacaactggtatcctgttattattattagattatTGTTGCTGAagtattattattgcattactGCCTGTTCCagtaatatcattattactgtcGCTTCCAGTCATTATCGGAACGTTACAAAGAAATTTCTATTCAACTTTTATTACTTATATGGAAAATCGTTTTAACAAACTAGTTAAGAGGCTTGATATCAATGGAGTTGTGTTTGATAACTTGGCTTTCACCGGTGTATTCAGTATTGCCTCTTGCCTGTCAAATATAGGGTCTTTCTCTTTTCCTGAGAAACTTCCAGAGAAAGAAACAACACCAGAGGACCCCGAGGTGTCTTCAAAGAAAGTGAAGAAggcaaaggtggaaaaaaagaagggagagaaagggaaggagaaggaggcagCAAAGAAGAGGAAGCAGAATGGAGAATCTGGTGATGAGGAGGAACAGCCAAGCTGCTCATCGCAGGCCACGCCCACCAAGAAGAGGAGACTCTCAAAGCCTACTTATCGTGAGACCCCACTTTCGAGTGTGCAGGCATAGACGTGTGATACATGGACCAGGAACACTGTATCACAAATAACTCCTTGGGCCACAGTCATTATAATGGAGATGTATAaaactgtgctgtactgtgtaGCCCGATACCACAATTTCACAGCAGTCTCAGTCGTTCCCTTCGCTATGTACTTTTCTCTAGATAACGGCATTTGGTGAGTAAATAATGCCGTGTTCTTGATTTTGGTCCACGAATCAATATTCATATTTGGACACTGCTAAAATTGCAGATGTGAGAAGccatactgtataatacagAGAATGATGTTTTGCGGGTTTCAGAGAATGAGATAGAGGAACAAGGAATAAATCTCATGCTAAGAGTGTGCAAGGTGGCAACCCAGAACAGTGTGtaagtacagatgctccttgaataatgatggggttacgttgcgataaacccatcggaagtggaaaaatcgtgagttgaaaaagaatacagtactcCATCTACCTAATATCATAGCCCAACCGTGCTGAGAACAcgtaccatagcctacagctgggaaaatttgggcagga
Protein-coding sequences here:
- the LOC108928816 gene encoding LOW QUALITY PROTEIN: extracellular serine/threonine protein kinase FAM20C-like (The sequence of the model RefSeq protein was modified relative to this genomic sequence to represent the inferred CDS: inserted 1 base in 1 codon; deleted 1 base in 1 codon), with translation MSRLVSAGGASASGPSKLQALFKHPLYNLPHPTPKEDDWLLRVKSKVKHETKDSSLEWISDSMEGYDETRWTENEDSHPPWLRFHLGISRWEMYSAKEPSLAALLEQLATHHIRSAVQKPGGTQLKLVMSFPNYGQALFKPMKQERDEETNPNLFYFSDFERHNAEIAAFHLDRVLGFRRIPPVSGRLINVTKEIKHITTDRKLARTFYTSPAGNVCFYGQCSYYCSTEHAVCGRPVFLEGSMAAMLPDLSLAPRRSWRSPWRRSYSRSKLAQWEKDPKFCDTVKKTTPYNKGTRLVDLTDMAILDFLMSNMDRHHYETFEKXGNDTFLLHLDNGRAFGRHSRDEPSILAPLQQCCRIRRSTLLRLRLLSLPQFRLSDIMRESLAQDPLTSVAPLLSEPHLSALDRRLTTVLQTVKQCRRPTSRD